A genomic region of Jeotgalibaca ciconiae contains the following coding sequences:
- a CDS encoding PRD domain-containing protein → MKVIKKINNNVAICLDANENELVAFGKGIGFPKIPYELTDLSKISMTFYQIDFHYYKLLSEIPSEILDISIEAVRIAQQQLKNFLNPNMVFSLADHIHFAITRVQKLKNMKLVFSYDVEHFYPQETELGKFVVKLIQKRLHITLPDSEITNIAMHFVNGQMENEVSSTEQSTEDLIEVISQKIEDTFQMELNRNEFNYNRLVMHLRYYIIRLQEEEQFMDSNEMLFQTMKENMPKVYHCAAEIAKLIQQSVGKNSTDDELLYLMIHINRVIKNTQ, encoded by the coding sequence ATGAAAGTTATAAAAAAGATTAACAATAATGTCGCTATCTGCCTTGATGCAAATGAAAATGAACTGGTAGCTTTTGGAAAAGGAATCGGTTTTCCAAAAATACCTTATGAATTGACGGATTTAAGTAAAATTTCAATGACCTTTTATCAAATTGATTTTCATTATTATAAATTACTGTCTGAAATTCCTTCAGAAATTTTAGATATCAGCATAGAAGCAGTCAGAATAGCTCAACAGCAATTAAAAAATTTCCTGAATCCGAACATGGTATTTAGTTTAGCAGATCATATTCACTTTGCCATCACCCGCGTTCAAAAATTGAAAAATATGAAATTAGTCTTCTCTTATGATGTAGAGCATTTCTATCCTCAAGAAACTGAATTAGGCAAATTTGTCGTCAAGCTAATTCAAAAACGGTTACACATTACCTTACCTGATTCTGAAATTACAAACATTGCTATGCACTTTGTTAATGGTCAAATGGAAAATGAAGTCAGCTCAACCGAACAGAGTACAGAAGATTTGATTGAAGTCATTTCTCAGAAAATTGAGGACACTTTCCAAATGGAATTGAACCGAAATGAATTTAATTATAATCGCCTTGTAATGCATCTGCGTTACTATATTATTCGTCTACAAGAAGAAGAGCAGTTTATGGATAGCAACGAGATGCTCTTTCAAACTATGAAAGAGAATATGCCAAAAGTTTATCATTGCGCGGCAGAAATTGCTAAACTCATCCAGCAATCAGTCGGAAAAAATAGTACTGACGACGAACTATTATACTTGATGATTCATATCAATCGAGTCATTAAAAATACTCAATAA
- a CDS encoding PTS transporter subunit EIIC: MMNQDNKYQNLANEILDNIGGKENVSYVTHCMTRLRFNVKDNSLPNIEKLNTVPGVLGVVLSGGQLQVIIGQTVDRVYEQLNKMGNFNSSDFIIDPSDQIKEKLTLKKIGNNILNALAGCLTPLIPLLVATSMFKMVVALLGPGMFNILAAETDLYTLLTFIGDAGFYFFPIYIAYTAAQKFQVTTVIAMFLGGIMIHPTFVQIATEGIDFSVYGIPVQAQVYSSTVIPIILSVWIMSYIEKFFKKHLPNTLKTIFAPTLTIAIMVPISLIVLGPAGNFVGNYISQGILSLGNLGGLGTIIAIGLIGALWQFLVMTGMHLLMITTMIMIFSSTGFDNFVTLGAVSASMAVTGMCLGAALRLKGKEERSLAWSYVIAGFIGGVTEPGLYGLAVKYKKPFIGLMVGGLAGGIYAAITGVTAYALVPVANFLALTAYFGGSTANLINGIISGLIAIVVAGVVTYFIGFEEAEKVN; encoded by the coding sequence ATTATGAACCAAGATAATAAATATCAAAATCTAGCGAATGAAATACTAGATAACATTGGCGGGAAAGAAAATGTTTCTTACGTCACGCATTGTATGACAAGACTCCGTTTTAACGTAAAGGATAATAGCTTGCCAAATATCGAAAAATTAAATACAGTTCCCGGGGTATTAGGAGTTGTTCTTTCAGGTGGGCAATTACAAGTAATTATTGGACAAACAGTCGACCGTGTTTACGAACAATTAAATAAAATGGGCAATTTCAATTCATCGGATTTCATTATTGATCCGAGTGACCAAATAAAAGAAAAACTGACACTTAAAAAAATTGGTAATAATATTCTTAATGCTCTGGCAGGTTGTTTAACTCCTTTGATCCCATTGTTAGTTGCAACTTCTATGTTTAAAATGGTTGTGGCATTACTTGGACCAGGAATGTTTAATATTTTAGCGGCAGAAACTGATTTATACACACTTCTTACTTTCATCGGTGATGCAGGTTTTTATTTCTTCCCTATTTATATTGCCTATACAGCTGCCCAAAAATTCCAAGTTACAACTGTCATTGCAATGTTTTTAGGTGGGATCATGATTCATCCTACATTTGTTCAAATTGCAACGGAAGGTATTGATTTTAGTGTCTATGGAATTCCCGTACAAGCTCAAGTCTATTCAAGTACAGTCATCCCGATTATTCTATCTGTGTGGATTATGTCCTACATTGAAAAATTTTTCAAAAAACATTTGCCAAATACTTTGAAAACCATTTTTGCACCAACGTTAACCATTGCGATCATGGTTCCTATTTCTTTAATCGTTCTTGGACCAGCTGGTAATTTTGTTGGGAATTATATTTCGCAAGGCATCTTGTCATTAGGAAATCTAGGCGGACTAGGTACGATAATAGCGATTGGTTTGATTGGCGCACTGTGGCAATTTTTGGTTATGACGGGTATGCATCTATTGATGATTACTACGATGATTATGATATTTTCTTCGACTGGGTTTGATAATTTTGTTACTTTAGGAGCTGTTTCTGCCTCTATGGCTGTTACAGGAATGTGTTTGGGAGCTGCCTTACGTCTTAAAGGGAAAGAAGAACGCAGTTTAGCTTGGAGTTATGTCATTGCTGGATTTATTGGTGGAGTGACAGAACCAGGACTTTATGGCCTTGCTGTCAAATACAAAAAACCATTTATCGGTCTCATGGTAGGCGGCCTTGCAGGCGGTATTTATGCCGCTATTACAGGTGTGACCGCATATGCACTTGTACCAGTGGCTAATTTTTTGGCTCTCACTGCATATTTCGGTGGTTCTACCGCTAATCTTATTAATGGCATAATTAGTGGTTTGATCGCCATTGTCGTAGCTGGTGTGGTAACTTACTTTATTGGTTTTGAAGAAGCAGAGAAGGTGAATTAA
- a CDS encoding ChbG/HpnK family deacetylase: MEILIRADDLGYSEAVNYGMAKTVIEGIVNNVGVMVNMPATQHGLDLLKDVEVCYGCHTNICMGRPLTNPKLIPSITTPAGFFKSSKEYRQAETDFVVLDEVLLEIEAQYHKFVALTGQQPQYFEGHAITSVNFQKGLQLIAKKYNLKYSGFPAEGEPLFINHTKVTMWMESTDPGYDPFLSLQKMVKYSSEDAVSMMVLHPGYLDDFILKNSSLTIPRTLEVEMSISPKMKYWLAENNIQLLTYDDL, from the coding sequence TTGGAGATTTTAATTAGAGCAGATGATTTAGGTTATTCAGAAGCAGTTAATTATGGAATGGCGAAGACAGTCATAGAGGGCATTGTCAACAATGTTGGAGTAATGGTCAATATGCCAGCAACCCAACACGGTCTAGATTTATTAAAAGATGTAGAAGTATGTTACGGATGCCATACAAATATCTGTATGGGAAGACCTTTAACAAACCCAAAACTTATACCAAGTATTACAACCCCTGCTGGTTTTTTTAAATCTTCTAAAGAATACCGTCAAGCAGAAACGGATTTTGTTGTTCTTGATGAAGTATTGCTTGAGATTGAAGCTCAATATCATAAATTTGTTGCATTAACTGGTCAACAGCCCCAATATTTTGAAGGACATGCGATTACGAGCGTGAATTTCCAGAAAGGATTGCAACTGATTGCTAAAAAGTACAATTTAAAGTATTCTGGTTTCCCAGCAGAAGGAGAACCTTTGTTCATCAACCATACTAAAGTAACTATGTGGATGGAAAGTACCGATCCTGGATATGATCCTTTTCTAAGTTTACAAAAAATGGTTAAATATTCTTCTGAAGATGCAGTATCAATGATGGTTTTACATCCTGGGTACTTAGATGATTTTATTCTAAAAAATTCTAGCCTGACCATTCCTCGTACACTGGAAGTTGAAATGTCGATCAGTCCGAAAATGAAATATTGGCTCGCAGAAAATAATATCCAACTATTAACTTATGATGATTTGTAA
- a CDS encoding excisionase family DNA-binding protein: MYLTVEETAEYLELPVSEIHRLIREKQVRFVRVEDEILLYKEQFNLFINERQKQKFALEEYLNTPVPEDIDIKDED, encoded by the coding sequence TTGTATTTAACCGTTGAAGAAACTGCAGAATATTTAGAATTGCCTGTTAGTGAAATCCATCGTCTAATCCGGGAAAAACAAGTGCGGTTTGTACGTGTGGAGGATGAGATTCTCCTTTATAAAGAACAATTCAACCTTTTCATAAACGAACGTCAAAAACAAAAATTCGCTCTTGAAGAATATTTGAATACACCTGTTCCTGAAGATATTGATATAAAAGATGAGGATTAA
- a CDS encoding zinc ribbon domain-containing protein YjdM: METTMNCPECQSEYTYQDGALWMCPECAHEWVPGAEATINDGVLDANGNILVDGDSVVVIKDLKVKGSKQAIKQGTKVKSIRLVEDSGDGHNIDCKIDGFGAMKLKSEFVKKN; encoded by the coding sequence ATGGAAACAACAATGAATTGTCCCGAGTGCCAATCGGAATATACCTATCAGGATGGAGCTTTATGGATGTGTCCTGAATGTGCGCACGAGTGGGTGCCAGGAGCGGAAGCAACAATTAACGACGGAGTTTTGGATGCGAATGGTAATATTTTAGTTGACGGGGATTCAGTGGTTGTCATTAAAGACTTAAAAGTAAAAGGAAGCAAACAAGCGATTAAACAAGGAACCAAAGTGAAAAGTATTCGCTTGGTTGAAGATTCCGGTGACGGCCATAATATTGATTGTAAAATAGATGGCTTCGGTGCGATGAAGTTAAAATCTGAATTTGTGAAGAAAAACTAA
- a CDS encoding YehS family protein, whose protein sequence is MNNNDRLARLRYALDIKNADMVEVFRLGGATVTTSDVKAMLQKVDKEDTDAFQENEYEMTCDNETFERFLNGLITSQRGPQKPKPGQTLSEPKMELNNGNVNNLLLKKVKIALSLTSDDILDILDEAGVSISNSELSAVLRKEGHRNYKPCGDRYARNFLKGLAFRYRP, encoded by the coding sequence ATGAATAACAATGATCGATTAGCAAGGTTGCGCTATGCCTTGGATATAAAAAATGCAGATATGGTTGAAGTGTTTCGACTAGGCGGCGCTACTGTAACAACTTCGGACGTAAAAGCCATGTTGCAAAAAGTAGATAAAGAAGATACAGATGCTTTTCAAGAAAACGAATATGAAATGACTTGTGATAATGAAACTTTTGAACGCTTTTTAAATGGATTAATCACATCGCAGAGAGGCCCGCAAAAGCCAAAACCAGGGCAAACATTGTCAGAACCTAAGATGGAATTGAACAATGGAAATGTAAATAACTTATTACTGAAAAAAGTAAAAATTGCGTTATCTCTAACCAGTGATGATATCTTGGATATTTTGGATGAAGCCGGCGTTTCGATTTCAAATAGTGAATTAAGCGCAGTCCTTAGAAAAGAAGGGCATCGTAATTATAAACCATGCGGTGACCGTTATGCTAGAAATTTCCTAAAAGGCTTAGCATTTCGTTATCGACCATAA
- a CDS encoding RluA family pseudouridine synthase, whose amino-acid sequence MSTIKKQQRNPKNKNRNHMPVPKGVTEHTIKETTELLPFLLETLKANSRNSVKSILTRGQVTVDGKKITQHNHPLNPGQVVGILSNKVAIQKTVLNGIAILHEDSDLIVIRKDSGILSVAGKDPSEPTAYRQLTAYVKDESKANRVFVVHRLDRDTSGVMLYAKTEAAKNALQENWHDIVKERTYTALVEGETDEEGTISSWLTENSKSMKVHSSTYDNGGKHAVTHYKKIQGNKQYSLLEVELETGRKNQIRAHMESLGHPVAGDKKYGATSNPLKRLGLHASSIAFIHPTSGELVRFSAKAPKPFYGQSK is encoded by the coding sequence GTGAGTACGATAAAAAAACAACAACGAAATCCAAAAAATAAAAACCGAAATCATATGCCAGTACCCAAAGGAGTCACCGAGCACACAATCAAAGAAACTACAGAATTACTGCCTTTTTTATTAGAAACGTTAAAAGCGAACAGTCGAAATTCAGTGAAATCCATCTTAACGCGGGGACAGGTAACCGTTGACGGCAAGAAGATTACCCAACACAACCATCCATTAAATCCTGGCCAAGTAGTAGGAATCCTAAGTAATAAAGTAGCCATTCAAAAAACAGTTCTAAATGGGATTGCGATTCTTCACGAAGACAGTGATTTGATTGTCATCCGAAAAGACAGTGGAATTCTTTCAGTAGCAGGCAAAGATCCATCAGAACCGACAGCTTACCGACAATTGACTGCCTATGTAAAAGATGAAAGTAAAGCCAATCGTGTTTTTGTTGTCCATCGATTGGACCGTGATACTTCTGGTGTCATGCTTTATGCAAAAACAGAAGCAGCAAAAAATGCTCTGCAGGAGAATTGGCACGACATTGTAAAAGAACGTACTTATACCGCTCTAGTGGAAGGTGAAACTGACGAGGAAGGCACGATTTCTTCTTGGTTGACTGAAAATAGTAAATCAATGAAAGTACACTCAAGTACTTATGATAATGGCGGAAAACATGCGGTGACTCATTACAAAAAGATTCAAGGTAATAAACAGTATTCCTTGCTAGAAGTTGAACTGGAAACCGGGCGAAAAAACCAAATCCGTGCCCACATGGAATCTTTGGGTCACCCCGTTGCCGGTGACAAAAAATACGGTGCGACAAGCAATCCACTGAAGCGATTAGGTTTGCATGCTTCCAGCATTGCATTTATACACCCGACAAGCGGTGAGCTTGTACGTTTTAGCGCAAAAGCACCTAAACCTTTTTACGGACAATCAAAATAA
- a CDS encoding energy-coupling factor transporter transmembrane component T family protein — protein sequence MHGWRKNSLHPSEFAASLNKIGVNYKIAYSVSLALRYIPDIQRDFHSISQSQQARGVDISRNEKLSKRIKNISAIIFPLILSSLDRIEVISNAMELRGFGKNKKRSWYSEKKATKKDIITIVVAVIIFLVSLWVTYQNGGRFYNPFL from the coding sequence TTGCATGGGTGGAGAAAGAATTCCCTACATCCAAGTGAATTTGCAGCATCGCTGAATAAGATTGGAGTAAACTATAAAATCGCCTACTCTGTTTCATTGGCACTGCGTTATATTCCGGACATTCAGCGAGATTTCCACAGTATTTCGCAGTCGCAACAGGCAAGAGGAGTTGATATTTCTCGAAATGAAAAACTTAGCAAAAGAATTAAAAATATTTCAGCTATCATTTTCCCATTGATTTTATCTAGCTTGGATCGAATCGAAGTCATCAGTAATGCAATGGAGTTACGTGGTTTTGGTAAAAATAAAAAACGCAGCTGGTATAGTGAAAAAAAAGCTACGAAAAAAGATATCATTACAATTGTTGTAGCAGTCATTATTTTTCTAGTGAGTCTATGGGTCACTTACCAGAACGGTGGACGTTTTTATAATCCTTTTTTATAA
- a CDS encoding MFS transporter, with protein sequence MAQVKQTTASAETEIRPFGIRDKVGYMLGNVGNDFTFQLATTYLMIFLTNVYGISPAFVGTLFLVARMVDAFTDVGMGIIIDQSKPTKDGRFIPWVKRMAIPVTVASMLMYNIFITDWSLSAKMIYATITYLIWGSFTYTAVNIPYGSMASVISTKSEDRASLSSFRNLGSLFAGLFVGVIVPLFVYTTDASGNQVVNATNFFFIALVFSGISLLCYFLFTKLAKERVSLPVQEREKLNIAEDLRDLLKDRAFIAVVLNALLALVAQWSASSLNQYLFLEYFNNTAILPLLNMINLVGMALIIPFVGKITKRFGKKEGGYVGLYIASAIYSLLFFIRPTNPWIFILCVLISSISTSYYMMVSYAYVTDVIDNFQLNTGKRKDGTIYSIYSFTRKLGQALAGGIGGWALAWIGYNQTLAVQTPEVKTSIFLVSVAIPAICYLLGAFTLHFIFPLNKEKIAENEKIMRTLED encoded by the coding sequence ATGGCTCAAGTAAAACAAACAACTGCGTCTGCAGAGACGGAAATTCGTCCTTTCGGAATACGGGACAAAGTGGGTTATATGTTAGGAAATGTCGGAAATGATTTTACCTTTCAATTAGCCACTACTTATTTGATGATCTTTTTAACAAATGTGTACGGTATTAGTCCTGCTTTTGTAGGAACCTTATTCTTAGTTGCTCGTATGGTGGATGCTTTTACAGATGTAGGAATGGGAATTATTATTGACCAAAGTAAGCCAACAAAAGACGGACGTTTTATTCCCTGGGTAAAACGGATGGCAATTCCCGTAACCGTTGCAAGTATGCTAATGTATAATATCTTTATTACAGACTGGTCTTTGTCAGCTAAAATGATTTATGCAACCATTACCTATCTTATTTGGGGAAGTTTTACCTATACGGCAGTTAATATCCCGTATGGTTCTATGGCCTCCGTTATCTCAACAAAGTCAGAAGATCGGGCATCCTTATCTAGCTTTCGAAATCTAGGTTCTTTATTTGCCGGATTGTTTGTTGGTGTAATCGTTCCATTATTTGTCTACACGACCGATGCTTCTGGAAATCAAGTCGTTAATGCAACGAACTTTTTCTTTATAGCCTTAGTTTTCAGCGGAATTTCTTTACTATGCTATTTCCTTTTTACCAAATTAGCCAAAGAACGAGTGAGTTTGCCAGTACAAGAACGTGAAAAGTTAAATATTGCAGAAGATTTACGAGATTTATTAAAAGACCGTGCTTTTATCGCTGTCGTTTTAAATGCATTGTTAGCACTTGTAGCTCAGTGGTCCGCTTCATCATTAAATCAATACCTCTTTTTAGAATATTTCAACAATACTGCGATTTTGCCATTGTTAAATATGATTAATCTAGTTGGAATGGCGCTTATTATTCCTTTTGTCGGTAAGATTACAAAGCGTTTCGGAAAGAAAGAAGGAGGCTATGTAGGACTCTATATCGCTTCTGCTATTTATTCACTACTTTTCTTTATTCGTCCAACTAATCCCTGGATTTTTATCTTATGTGTATTGATTAGCAGTATATCAACGAGTTACTATATGATGGTTTCTTATGCATACGTTACCGATGTCATTGATAATTTCCAATTGAATACAGGGAAAAGAAAAGATGGAACCATCTATTCTATATACTCCTTTACTCGTAAACTGGGACAAGCATTAGCAGGAGGAATTGGTGGATGGGCATTAGCTTGGATTGGCTATAATCAGACTTTAGCTGTTCAAACACCTGAAGTGAAAACAAGTATCTTTTTAGTATCAGTGGCAATTCCAGCTATCTGCTATTTATTAGGCGCATTTACTTTACACTTCATATTCCCGTTGAACAAAGAAAAAATCGCAGAAAATGAAAAAATTATGCGAACACTAGAAGACTAA
- a CDS encoding glycoside hydrolase family 3 protein: MVDLTKKPYYLKEEDIQWVQNTIENMTLEEKIGQLFVGMIRGMNQEQIMQQISDFTEKYQLGGIRYMNLPPEALYQQNELLQSKSKLPLLIAANAEAGGNGAVGQGTPIATGAAVASADSEELAYQVGKIGSREAGAIGCNWNFSPIVDLTTNWRNTVVQTRAFNDNPDDVIRYSRSFLKGTEEEGLITCIKHFPGDGTEENDQHLMMGVNNLSKEEWMDTFGKVYQTLIDDGVMTIMAGHIALPSWQRELTDRPVADKDIKPATLSKEIISDLLKEQLNFNGLVVTDASHMVGLTASAPRSELVPGAIAAGCDMFLFLDNPEDDLSYMMDGYKNGVITDERLEDALSRILGLKAAKQLHKKQAEGTLMPPKEALSVVGCEEHKEIARKAAEEYITLVKDTQEMLPLSPEKHRRIQLVFVEGDGMIVAGKAMGTDSEKTKKALISGLEKEGFEVEELIATDIMTAQKLSAREMREKFDAVLVVLDVVSFVMFNSVRIKWPTPLQQPWYVKEIPTAFISLNLPNHLIDLTMSRTYINAHMDHEEAVEVLIQKLIGKSEFKGRSNENVWCNRWDTKL, from the coding sequence ATGGTTGATTTAACGAAAAAACCATATTATTTAAAAGAAGAAGACATTCAATGGGTGCAGAATACTATTGAAAACATGACACTAGAGGAAAAAATTGGGCAATTATTTGTTGGAATGATTCGCGGCATGAATCAAGAACAAATTATGCAACAAATCAGTGATTTTACTGAAAAGTATCAATTAGGCGGCATTCGCTATATGAACTTGCCACCAGAAGCACTATATCAACAAAATGAACTCTTGCAATCCAAATCAAAACTACCATTATTAATCGCTGCAAATGCAGAGGCAGGCGGAAATGGTGCGGTGGGACAAGGAACACCGATTGCGACAGGAGCAGCGGTTGCTAGTGCAGACTCTGAAGAATTGGCATACCAAGTTGGAAAGATTGGCTCAAGAGAGGCTGGTGCAATCGGCTGTAACTGGAATTTTTCTCCAATTGTTGATTTGACAACGAACTGGCGTAATACGGTTGTTCAAACACGGGCATTCAATGATAATCCTGATGATGTTATCCGGTATTCACGCTCCTTCTTAAAAGGAACGGAAGAAGAGGGACTGATAACTTGTATCAAGCATTTCCCTGGAGATGGTACAGAAGAAAACGACCAACATTTAATGATGGGAGTAAACAACTTAAGTAAAGAAGAATGGATGGATACGTTCGGAAAAGTATATCAGACACTTATCGATGATGGTGTCATGACGATCATGGCAGGGCATATTGCACTACCTTCTTGGCAACGGGAATTAACCGATAGGCCAGTAGCCGACAAAGACATTAAGCCAGCAACCTTGAGCAAAGAAATCATTTCTGATCTATTGAAAGAACAACTAAACTTCAATGGTTTAGTAGTAACAGATGCTTCTCACATGGTTGGTTTGACAGCTTCTGCTCCAAGAAGCGAGTTAGTACCAGGCGCGATTGCGGCAGGCTGTGATATGTTCTTGTTCTTGGATAATCCAGAGGACGATCTTAGCTACATGATGGATGGATACAAAAATGGTGTAATTACGGATGAGCGTTTAGAAGATGCATTAAGTCGCATACTTGGCTTGAAAGCTGCAAAACAGTTGCATAAAAAACAAGCAGAAGGAACATTGATGCCGCCAAAGGAAGCCCTGAGCGTAGTAGGGTGCGAAGAGCATAAAGAGATTGCTCGTAAAGCAGCCGAAGAATATATTACCTTAGTAAAAGACACACAAGAAATGCTACCGCTATCTCCAGAGAAACATCGTCGTATTCAACTAGTTTTTGTTGAAGGGGATGGGATGATTGTAGCCGGAAAAGCAATGGGAACAGATTCTGAAAAAACAAAAAAAGCGTTGATTAGTGGCCTGGAAAAAGAAGGCTTTGAAGTAGAAGAGTTGATTGCTACAGACATAATGACAGCCCAAAAACTAAGTGCACGAGAAATGCGTGAGAAGTTTGATGCAGTATTAGTAGTACTGGATGTTGTCAGCTTTGTCATGTTCAACTCTGTGCGTATCAAATGGCCAACGCCATTACAACAACCATGGTACGTGAAAGAAATACCGACAGCGTTCATCAGCTTAAATCTTCCAAATCACTTGATCGATTTGACGATGAGTCGTACCTACATCAATGCACACATGGATCATGAGGAAGCAGTTGAAGTATTAATACAAAAATTAATTGGCAAGAGTGAATTCAAAGGACGTTCAAATGAGAATGTTTGGTGTAATCGTTGGGATACGAAACTATAG
- a CDS encoding helix-turn-helix transcriptional regulator, with amino-acid sequence MKFREEYVVELLETIFDVPVRVLMQPFAFFSEFHLELRAMLLQSPYPSIETLENELLTIPSNRIFYLKSALGYINIFLRIAEPDTSKILHIGPFLEEDFSQSNLSRMMREGGISDKQNKWLSSYFNSLSIISQQRMLRVLSVILNQEIPDFKNDNIIFHNFEPLKPLDLQNCIDYEQQFANKYHDKLLQTHQIFFRALQLGDFKTVFAILPQYLSESQSVQKATLYSYKQMLHDLNAECRMTLFSTPISAYNIHQVWNKCSMRIQSEMRQERLNILAEWMMHEYALLYRTYGYKNYSPIIRKVIEHIHYNIDRPISLQEVAEEFGRNKTTLSRQFKEEVEENFSQYTQRIKIETSLEKVLQAQETIQEIALSVGFEDQAYFNRIFHKFMGCSPTDYRLNWHSSVK; translated from the coding sequence ATGAAATTCCGTGAAGAATACGTTGTTGAGCTATTAGAAACTATTTTTGATGTACCTGTACGTGTATTAATGCAGCCATTTGCTTTCTTTTCAGAGTTTCATTTGGAATTACGAGCAATGCTCCTCCAGAGTCCTTACCCCTCCATTGAGACGCTGGAAAATGAGCTCTTGACAATTCCTTCCAATCGCATTTTCTATCTAAAAAGCGCGCTCGGTTATATTAATATATTTCTGCGCATAGCTGAACCAGATACTTCAAAAATTCTTCATATCGGTCCTTTTTTGGAAGAGGATTTTTCTCAATCCAACTTATCTAGAATGATGCGTGAAGGAGGCATTTCTGATAAACAAAATAAGTGGCTTTCGTCTTATTTCAACAGTTTATCAATTATCTCACAACAGAGAATGTTGCGTGTTCTTTCTGTTATCCTTAATCAAGAAATACCAGATTTTAAAAATGACAATATCATTTTCCATAATTTTGAACCTCTTAAACCATTGGATTTGCAAAATTGTATAGATTATGAGCAGCAGTTTGCAAACAAGTATCACGACAAACTTCTACAGACACATCAAATTTTTTTTCGTGCATTACAACTTGGAGATTTTAAAACTGTTTTTGCGATTCTGCCGCAGTATCTGTCAGAATCTCAATCTGTCCAGAAAGCTACCCTGTATTCCTACAAGCAAATGCTTCATGACCTTAATGCAGAATGCCGTATGACACTATTCTCTACGCCAATCAGTGCTTATAATATTCATCAAGTGTGGAATAAATGCTCCATGAGAATTCAATCCGAGATGAGACAAGAGCGGCTAAATATCCTAGCCGAATGGATGATGCATGAATATGCACTCTTATATAGAACGTACGGTTATAAAAATTATTCGCCAATCATTCGAAAAGTAATTGAGCATATCCATTATAATATTGACCGTCCCATATCACTTCAAGAAGTAGCAGAAGAATTTGGCAGAAACAAAACTACGCTATCGAGACAATTTAAAGAAGAAGTCGAGGAGAATTTTTCTCAATACACCCAACGAATCAAAATTGAAACATCCTTAGAAAAAGTGCTTCAAGCTCAAGAAACAATTCAAGAGATTGCGCTATCCGTTGGCTTTGAAGATCAAGCATACTTCAATCGTATCTTTCACAAGTTTATGGGCTGTTCACCGACAGATTATCGTCTAAACTGGCATTCCTCAGTTAAGTAA